Genomic segment of Patescibacteria group bacterium:
ATCTCGGCTAGGCCTTTTTCAGATTCTTCGAAAGTCCGTGTCTTGAGTCCGCAATCCGGATCGACCCAGATCTGCTCCGGTCGGAAAAAGGTCAAAGCCTTGGCAATGTATTCTTCAATCTTCGCCTGCGGCGTAATCTTGTGCGTGTGCACATCGTAGACGCCGAGTCCGACATCCTGCGGGAATTCATGACCGCGCAGCTGCTCGAGTAATTCGAAGTCACGACCGGCAAATTCGAGGTCAATCTGATCGACCGGCAGCAAGTGAATTTTGGGAGCGAGAAATTCGAAAGCCCCGTAGCAAATGTGCGTGATTGAGTACATTTCGAGTCCGTCCAAAACCAAGCGCAAACCTTCCGCCGCGAGCTCGATCTCGTCCGAGCGAACTGAAAGCGCCGGCTCGTCCACCTGAATAATTTTGCAACCCGCTTGCATGAGCTCGATTGCCTCCTGACGCAGCACCTTGGCGAAAGCGCGCACGACTTCTTCACGGCTGCCGTAAAATTCATTGAAGCTCCAATCCATCATCGTGTACGGTCCGGTCAGCATACCCTTCACCGGTTTGGAAGTTAATTTTTGGGCGTACTCGAAAAAGTGTTTTGTCATCGGCTCACGAAATTCAATCGCGCTGACGATGCGTGGTTTTTTGTAATAACGATTGCCGTACGAACGGACTGGCTCGGAAATTTTGAAGCCGTTCATTTTTTCGGCGAAGAAAGTCGCCATGTCGCCGCGTTCCGCTTCGCCGTCGACGAGGACATCGAGTCCGACGCGTTCCTGGAGCAGGATAAATTCGCGCGTCGCCTGCTCTTCCAACGCGAGCAGGGCTTCGCGGGAAATTTCATTTCTGTAAAATTGCGCGCGCGCAGTCGCGAGATACTCCGGCTTCGGAAACGAGCCGACCGAGGTCGTCGGAAGAAGCGGTAAATTCAGGTCAATTTTCATTTCAAATTTTTAACATTTTGTAAAAGTGCAATTTTCGCCAGCGCGATTTCGTGCGGCAGATATTCGACATGACTCGTCGTCGCGAAAATAATTTCGGCGGTAGGAAATTTTTGCAGTGCCTCAGCGCGACGAGCGGCGAGAACTTCCAGGCTTTCCAATTTGGTTTCGCGCGAATCGACGATGCCGACTTGCAGGAGTGGAGTCGCGAGACTCACAATCTCGCAAGGTTTGGAGCAATCAATTCCAATCCCGACTTTCGCCACGAGCAAACTGTCTGCCGTCGCCTGGGAAAAATTGCGGAAATAAGTCGTGACCAGAATCTTGGTTTTGAGCTCACCGAACTTGGAATAAATTGCTGTGATTTCAGCGACATCAACTTGATTCCAGCTAAGCTCTGGCTCATGGATTTCGATAATTTCCGCACCCGCCTCAACCAATTTCTGCGCTTCGAGCAGTAAATTCGCCGCCAAGACCGAGCGTAATTTTTTCGCGTCGTGATAAAAATTATCGACACAAGCTGCCGCGAAAGTGAAGACTCCCGGCAAGGTCGCTTTTTTCGCGCCAAATTCTTTGGCGATTGCGAAATCCGCCGCCGCATGCGACGCGGTGAAAACAAGCTCGCCTTCGACGACCGGCTCGCCGTACAGAGTATTCGTGTCGTAAAAACGGTGAATACCACGGCGCGTCAGTCCCTGCCAACTTTTGACGAAAGGCGAAAAAAGATCGGTCCAGCGAATCAATCCGTCCGTCGGCAAGTCGATGCCCGCAGCAATTTGCTCGACGACCGCACGCTCGATGTTTTTTTGGATGATGGTTTCGATTGCCGCGATGTCGATTTCGTCACGGTCAAATTTGTGTAAATTCGCGCGCAACGACGGCGCAGTCCCACCGATTTTCGGGAAAATTCCGGTCGTGCTTGTGGAAATTTGAGTCATTAAAAAATTAACAGCCGTGTGATTTTAACGGAATCTTGGGAAAACTCAATCAGCGAATTGGTTTCACATTGACGATCGGATAGTCCTTCTGAATGCCAGAAAGACTGACCGCGAAACAAGCCTGACCAGCCACATGCTGCCAAGCCGGATCACTGTAATCATCATCGTCCGGTGTCGCAAGCTCGAAATTGGCGCACAGCGTGTAATTCGAAGAATCAATCATCGTGAATTCGTACTGCTGCCCGGAAACCGGATCGAGTAAAACATCTTCATCAAGCTTGCCGTCAGCAGCAAGCACATCTAGATTTTGCGGCAGTGTGGAATTCAAATTGTAAAGATCGGTGACTGCCCAAGAAATCTGTTGCAAATCCTGAATGCGTGCATCGTCCTCGCGCAAAGCGCGCGCTCGCGCCGGTGAATCAAGCAAGGAAAAAGCAATCACCAGACAAGCTGCGGTGACCACGAGAAAAGCAATGCCGAAAGTGCGAATCGTCAGATCGCGCGCAAAATTCTTGCGCTTCAGATCGAAGAAATAGTACGCTCCGAATCCGCCGACAATCGCGAAAATCGTCGCAGCTTTGAGCGAAAATTTGAGTGTGATTTCGCCGGAAAGAAAAGAATTCAGCGTCGTAATGAGATCGCCGACCGCGACCGCGACCGCGATGAAAATCGCGATGTAAGTCAGCCATTTACGAATTCCCGATTCCGGATCGAGCTGACCTTTCGCCAGGTCGGAATTGATTTTACGCGTCGCAAGATAGTAAATCGGCGCAGAAATAATGAGCGCCGAGATCGCGAAACGCAGAATCGACTGGAGATAATCGCCCGAATAGCTCGAAGTAGTTTCGACGAGTGTATGATTAATGAGCTGGAAAATAACTTGACCAATCGCGGTCGCGACGAAGCCCAGCGCGAAAAAAGCGATCAGGTAAAAGAACGCGTGTTTCGCGTGGTCTGAATTTTTGGTCATTTTGGTGGGGTTAATTCGTAAACTATTTTAACAAAAACAAAAAACACAGGCGACAAAAAAACCCGTAGGTGACATTCGCGAATGTCGTCTACTCGCGACTCGCAAATTTTTAATACTTGGCGAAATGCGCAAAAGCTTTGTTGGAGGCCGCCATGCGATGTGAATCTTCTTTCTTCTTCACGGCCGGACCCTCACCTTTCGCCGTCTCGAGAATGACGGAAGCGAGCTTGAGATGCATCGGACGACCTTTGGCTCCGCGCGCCGCGTCGAGAATCCAGCGCATCGCGAGGATGCGTTGGCGATTGGCATTGACCTCGATCGGCACTTGGTAGACCGCGCCACCGACGCGTTTCGGGCGGACTTCCATCGCCGGCGAAGCATTTTCAATCGCGAGGACGAAAATTTCCTCTGGCTTGCCCTCGCCTTTCTTTTTTACTTCTTCCAGCATTTTACGAAAAATCTCACGAGCAATGGATTTCTTGCCGTGCAACATGAGACAGTTGATGAATTTTTCTTGGAGCGGATCGGCACCTGGAAGCAGGTCGCCTTTGAACGGAATGCCGTTCACAAGTTTGCGTTTCATGGAAAGAGATTAAAGATTACTAATTAATTCACCTTTAAATCGGGAAATAATTTGTTGGCAGATTTTAAGGGAATCCTGGGGAAATGCAAATTATTTGACCACCTATTCTGCTGTCACAATTTTGGCATCAACTCCGCGCCTGGATAGACCAACGATAATTTTTTGAATAATGGCGTCTCCTAAAAAGTAGGCTTGATTGACCGGAATAGATAATATTCCATCATCACTAATTTCTGGCGCACGAACCGTCGAGACATCCAATCTTCCAAGTAAACCTCCGATTCTGTCTCGTGCCATTGGATATTGATATTTAATCAATACTTTAAGTTTTATCTGAGGTGTCTCTCGTTGGGTTGTGGGCATAAGAAAGCAAAATATCAAGATGAGAATCTAATCGATACACAACCACAAAGTCAAATTTTGATTGCGCAAAAAAAGCTAAAAGAAGCCTAAAAGTTAACTCACCACCTAGGTGGTGAGTTAACAACTACTCAGTTCAAAGCGTTAACCCACCAGATATCTGGTGGGTTAACTTTTAGCAATAATCACAATGAGCAAACGAGAGTGGATAAAAAAAATAGAGACGAGGCATGCCTCGTCTCTACCGCTTTTTACTTAGTCCTTACTCCTTAAAACTTAATCCTTACAAACTTATTTCTTCTTCTCGGCCTTCGGGCGTTTCGCACCGTAGAGCGAGCGGCTCTGTTTGCGATTCGCGACACCGGTCGTATCGAGCACACCGCGAATGATGTGGTATTTCACACCAGGAAGATCCTTCACGCGACCGCCACGAATCATCACGACGGAATGCTCTTGGAGATTGTGACCCTCGCCCGGAATGTACGCGATCACTTCGTAGCCATTGGTAAGACGCACGCGCGCGACTTTTCGCACGGCGGAGTTTGGTTTCTTCGGCGTCGTCGTGTAGACACGCACACAGACTCCCCGCTTCTGCGGACAGCCCAGTTTCATTTCGCGCGTCGTCGATTTCAATGAGTTCGAGATGAACTGCATCGCTGGCGACTTAGATTTGCGGCGCGGTGTCTTGCGTGACTTGCGAACGAGTTGGTTGATGGTTGGCATAATAATTTAAAATTGAAAATTTAAGATTTAGTTGCGGGATTCTAATCAATTTTGATGATTTCAACAATCGAGTTATTGAATCATTTGCTTATTGAATCATTGAATCATTTACTTATTAGATTATTGAATTATTGCTAAAGCGTAAGTGCTTCAGGATGCATTTTTTGATAGGTTTTACCGGCTGGAATGAGTTTACCGATGATGACATTTTCTTTCAGGCCATGCAGGATATCAATCTTCTTCGTAGTCGAAGCTTCGACCAAGACGCGAATTGTTTCTTGGAAGGATGCCGCTGAGAGCCATGAATCCGTGTGGAGTGAGACACGCGTGAGTCCGAGCAAAAGATTTTCGGCGGAGGCGGGTTTCTTGCCAGCTTCGACGAGCGCGGCATTCGTGTTTTTTAATTTGACTGAATCGGTGACCTCGCCCGGAAGGAAAGTCGTGTCGCCCGAATCAATCACGCGCACTTTCGAGAACATTTGGCGGACAATCACTTCGACATGTTTGTCGTTGATGGATTGACCCTGCGCGGTGTAGATCGATTGAACTTCTTTGACGATGTAATTTTGGACGGTCTTGATGTCAGTCAGCTCCATCATCTTGCGAAGATTGAGATGACCGATCGTGAGCGGCGCACCAGCACTGACGAGATCGCCAGTTCGCACCGCGAGACCCACGCGCGGAGGAATTTCGTATTCGCGTTCATTGCCCTTCGTGTGGGAAATGACAATTTCTTTGTCGGTGATTTTTTCAATTACGCCCGCATTCTGCGTCTTAATCGTGAGGCGATTGCCGATGCCACGCGCGACGATTTGTTTCGCTTTGACCTTTTCGCCAATCTTGATATCCGGCGTGAATCCCGCGAGCAAATAGCGGTCGAAACTTTCACCACTCGCGGTAATCGTGACGAGCGTTTGATTGTCTTTCTTGTGAACTTTGACCTTGCCCGAGACTTCGGAAATGACGGCTTCGGCTTTGGGCGCGCGCGCTTCGAATAATTCTTCGACGCGGTTCAAACCCTGCGTGATATCTTCTTCACCGGCGACACCACCCATGTGGAAGGTACGCATGGTGAGCTGTGTGCCCGGTTCGCCGATGGATTGCGCCGCGATGATGCCGACGGCTGTGCCGACTTCGACCGTCGTGTCGCGACCGAGGTCACGACCGTA
This window contains:
- the rpsG gene encoding 30S ribosomal protein S7, whose protein sequence is MKRKLVNGIPFKGDLLPGADPLQEKFINCLMLHGKKSIAREIFRKMLEEVKKKGEGKPEEIFVLAIENASPAMEVRPKRVGGAVYQVPIEVNANRQRILAMRWILDAARGAKGRPMHLKLASVILETAKGEGPAVKKKEDSHRMAASNKAFAHFAKY
- a CDS encoding methionine synthase translates to MKIDLNLPLLPTTSVGSFPKPEYLATARAQFYRNEISREALLALEEQATREFILLQERVGLDVLVDGEAERGDMATFFAEKMNGFKISEPVRSYGNRYYKKPRIVSAIEFREPMTKHFFEYAQKLTSKPVKGMLTGPYTMMDWSFNEFYGSREEVVRAFAKVLRQEAIELMQAGCKIIQVDEPALSVRSDEIELAAEGLRLVLDGLEMYSITHICYGAFEFLAPKIHLLPVDQIDLEFAGRDFELLEQLRGHEFPQDVGLGVYDVHTHKITPQAKIEEYIAKALTFFRPEQIWVDPDCGLKTRTFEESEKGLAEMVAATKAARLSIK
- the rpsL gene encoding 30S ribosomal protein S12, producing the protein MPTINQLVRKSRKTPRRKSKSPAMQFISNSLKSTTREMKLGCPQKRGVCVRVYTTTPKKPNSAVRKVARVRLTNGYEVIAYIPGEGHNLQEHSVVMIRGGRVKDLPGVKYHIIRGVLDTTGVANRKQSRSLYGAKRPKAEKKK
- a CDS encoding DUF5671 domain-containing protein, which codes for MTKNSDHAKHAFFYLIAFFALGFVATAIGQVIFQLINHTLVETTSSYSGDYLQSILRFAISALIISAPIYYLATRKINSDLAKGQLDPESGIRKWLTYIAIFIAVAVAVGDLITTLNSFLSGEITLKFSLKAATIFAIVGGFGAYYFFDLKRKNFARDLTIRTFGIAFLVVTAACLVIAFSLLDSPARARALREDDARIQDLQQISWAVTDLYNLNSTLPQNLDVLAADGKLDEDVLLDPVSGQQYEFTMIDSSNYTLCANFELATPDDDDYSDPAWQHVAGQACFAVSLSGIQKDYPIVNVKPIR